In Maridesulfovibrio ferrireducens, the genomic stretch TGTTGACCGAATTACCAATCCGATAATTACCATGGGTCCATCATGAATAACTGTCCACTGTTGTCTTCATCATGTAGTAAAAGAACAATTTCATCGTCTTCAAAACTGAATTTATTACCGTCTTCCATGGTTGGAAGTTCTGAATCTATCAAAGTGATAATTTGTTGAATTCCAAAATTAGCATATTCTCTGATTGTTTTTGTTAACAAAAGTTTTTTTCTATCATCAAGAGATTCAAATGCACCGTCATGAAAAACAAAGCGAGGAAATTTTTGGGTGGAGTAGGCTCTAAGAATCGACATATCAAATGCTATTGATAATAGTTTTTTGTAGGTGTTTCCGTCTCCAGCTCCAGTTTCTTTTCCTGCTTGGTCAAGGATTGCTACATTAAATTCTATATGACCATACTTGTTAACTGGAGTGGTTAGTAGTGCTTTTCTCGAAATTACAGTTTCGATAATTTCATTGTAATATATTCTGATTTTTGAAAATAGACTATTTTTATCTTCATCTTGATATTTTACATCGGCTTCAATGTTTGTTCGCAAATTCTTAAGTTCATCGTGTATGTTGGAGATCTTTTTGTCGATTGCTGATATTTCTTCAGCAGTTTTCTTTTGTCTTTTAAGAATTTCCACGTCAGCAGCAAGTAATGTTATTTCTTTGTTTGTTTTTTTGAACTTGTTAAATACATCTGTATCTTTCAAAAACTGAAGAGCTTGGCTTCGTTCTTTGTTTAATTGGGATATTGTTTGGTTAATACTTGTAAGCTCTGTTTCAAGTTCTTCTTTTTCTTCTTGAAGATAAGTGAGTCGCTCTTCTGTTATAGCTTTATTGAATTCGATTAATTGCTTAAAGTTATTTTTAATTTGTCCTTTAAAAAAAATGCCAGCTTCTTCAAAAAGTGCGCTTGCGTCATCTGGGGAAAAGGTTATTTGACCTTCCTTTAAGGAGTCCACTACTTTACGCCAATTAGCACTTTTAATATACCGTTCTGAATTTAGGGAAACCAACCGGGATTCAATACCATTTACTAACTTTGATGTTTGATCCTTGTCTTCCTCTGTGAAGTCAAAGGATTCAAGTGATTTTTGTTTGTCTTGAAGCTCATTTCCTTTAAGTAGTAAAAGCCCACTTATTTTAGACATATCTGCTGGTTTTCCACCAATCTCTTTAAGTAAATCTTTTTTGTTTTTTTCTTCATTTTCAAGTTTGGATTCACTAACATAATGTTGTTCGATCTCTTTGCCATCGAATCCCATTATGCTTGCGATAAATGGTTTCCAGTCGGAATGTTTAGATTGAAACTTTCTTAATTGGAAAATATCATTGTAATCTTCTTGAGTCCGCAAAAGATATCCTAGAATCATTCGATAATGCCAAGTCGAAAGAGATTGTAGATTGAGTATTCCATCAAGTAGTTGCTTAGATTTGTCAAAAGGCAGGTTTAGGTGGTCCCACTGGTCGTCATCTAATTCTGAAAAGTCCATAAATTTTTTAGTATGCCTTTTCATGCTTATTTTTGAGCTGTTTTTGACATCTCTGCGGATGGTTAAGTAGCTACCATCAAGTAATTCAATTTCCAGTAGGAAACCAAAATGTTCAAATCTATCGTAGTATTTGAAAAGAAAGAAATGCTTGTTCTTCTTTTTTAGTAAACAGTAGTCAATAAGTTTTCCTGCAAGACTCTTCCCTAGGTTATGTACATCCTTATTTTGATTTTTAGCTAACCTAATTTCTCCAAGGATTACATTAAGTCCTTGGTTAAAAAAGATTTCTTTAAAGATGAGAGGTTCATTGGAGTATAGTTTAGATAGCTTCATGATTCACCACATATTCGATAATGTCGTTTTTAGGGTAGTATTTTATTATACCAAGGATGTAGAGTAAATTTAATGCGGGAATAAATAAAAAATCTCCGCCAATGACTTTTTGTTTTATGTGTGTTCTTAAATCTTCATATTTTTCTGTACGAGTTTTGGATATTTTTTTGAGTATTAAGTACGATGTATTGATTACCGTTTTGTCTGGATGGCTATTTTTGCTAGGATTTAATTTCATCGCTCATTCCTATGTCGCAGTTCCAGTACATATAGAATAAAATGACTCTAGTAAGTCTTTTGTACTTTCTCAGCACAATATCTCTCGAAAATAAAAGATCGATTAAGTATTCAATAATATCGTCGAAGTTTTGGTATTTTTTTCTTTTTGAAATAATTTTAAATTGAAATTCTTCAGAAACGCTTTCGTACAGAGTTTTTAGTTCTATATTTTCTGGCTGAGATAAAAAACCGTATATGTTTTTGACTTCTTTTAAATATCGTTGCCTCATCATTAAGGCATATTCACTCGACATGTTGTTGATTGTATTTTTTTGTTCATAGCTCGTTCTGGGAACAGGCTCTGGTAAAGTGTATTCCCTTTGAGATAGTTGTTGTCCTAATTCTTCAATTATTACTGAAAGGTCATCTGGACTAACTATTAATGGAGAGTCGACAGGATCAATCTCTGCTATTTTTGGAACGTGGGGAAAC encodes the following:
- a CDS encoding DUF2326 domain-containing protein, yielding MKLSKLYSNEPLIFKEIFFNQGLNVILGEIRLAKNQNKDVHNLGKSLAGKLIDYCLLKKKNKHFFLFKYYDRFEHFGFLLEIELLDGSYLTIRRDVKNSSKISMKRHTKKFMDFSELDDDQWDHLNLPFDKSKQLLDGILNLQSLSTWHYRMILGYLLRTQEDYNDIFQLRKFQSKHSDWKPFIASIMGFDGKEIEQHYVSESKLENEEKNKKDLLKEIGGKPADMSKISGLLLLKGNELQDKQKSLESFDFTEEDKDQTSKLVNGIESRLVSLNSERYIKSANWRKVVDSLKEGQITFSPDDASALFEEAGIFFKGQIKNNFKQLIEFNKAITEERLTYLQEEKEELETELTSINQTISQLNKERSQALQFLKDTDVFNKFKKTNKEITLLAADVEILKRQKKTAEEISAIDKKISNIHDELKNLRTNIEADVKYQDEDKNSLFSKIRIYYNEIIETVISRKALLTTPVNKYGHIEFNVAILDQAGKETGAGDGNTYKKLLSIAFDMSILRAYSTQKFPRFVFHDGAFESLDDRKKLLLTKTIREYANFGIQQIITLIDSELPTMEDGNKFSFEDDEIVLLLHDEDNSGQLFMMDPW
- a CDS encoding ABC-three component system middle component 8, translated to MKLNPSKNSHPDKTVINTSYLILKKISKTRTEKYEDLRTHIKQKVIGGDFLFIPALNLLYILGIIKYYPKNDIIEYVVNHEAI
- a CDS encoding ABC-three component system protein yields the protein MKYAYEDLSWEQFERLIVLICQELFGISTRGFATGPDGGRDARFDGTANIYPSNSSPWTGTTIIQAKHTYGINKSFTESDFFSPDNSESTIVKEAIRIKKLVKSGELNHYVLFANRKLTGNTDSKIINYLALECKLKKDSISLCGSEQLEMYLKRFPHVPKIAEIDPVDSPLIVSPDDLSVIIEELGQQLSQREYTLPEPVPRTSYEQKNTINNMSSEYALMMRQRYLKEVKNIYGFLSQPENIELKTLYESVSEEFQFKIISKRKKYQNFDDIIEYLIDLLFSRDIVLRKYKRLTRVILFYMYWNCDIGMSDEIKS